From Caballeronia insecticola, a single genomic window includes:
- the rodA gene encoding rod shape-determining protein RodA, with amino-acid sequence MQFDKREWLARAKRMFAGFDKPLALIVFLLLCVGIVTLYSASLDLPGRVEDQLRNIMLTFGLMWVLANIPPQMLMRIAVPLYTVGVALLIAVAAFGLTRKGAKRWLNVGVVIQPSEIMKIAMPLMLAWYYQKRESNIRWWDYIVGFVILMLPVGLIAKQPDLGTAVLVFAAGVFVIYLAGLSFKLIVPVLASAVIVVVCVAVFQTRICQPEVNWPLMHDYQKHRICTLLDPTSDPLGKGFHTIQAVIAIGSGGTFGKGWLQGTQAHLEFIPEKHTDFIFAVFSEEFGLAGGLVLLFLYMALIARGLFIAANGATFFGRLLAGSLTLAFFTYAFVNIGMVSGILPVVGVPLPFMSYGGTALTTLGVAVGLIMSVARQKRLMQS; translated from the coding sequence ATGCAATTCGACAAGCGCGAATGGCTCGCGCGCGCCAAGCGCATGTTCGCGGGCTTCGACAAGCCGCTCGCGCTGATCGTTTTTCTGCTGCTGTGCGTCGGCATCGTGACGCTGTACAGCGCAAGTCTCGACCTGCCCGGGCGCGTCGAGGATCAGCTGCGCAACATCATGCTGACCTTCGGCCTGATGTGGGTGCTCGCCAATATCCCGCCGCAAATGCTGATGCGCATCGCCGTGCCGCTCTATACGGTCGGCGTCGCACTATTGATCGCAGTGGCCGCGTTCGGGCTCACGCGCAAGGGCGCGAAACGCTGGCTCAACGTCGGCGTCGTGATTCAGCCGTCGGAGATCATGAAGATCGCGATGCCGCTGATGCTCGCGTGGTACTACCAGAAGCGCGAAAGCAATATCCGCTGGTGGGATTACATCGTCGGCTTTGTGATTCTGATGCTGCCTGTCGGCCTGATCGCGAAGCAACCCGACCTGGGCACCGCGGTGCTGGTGTTCGCGGCGGGCGTGTTCGTCATCTATCTCGCCGGACTGAGCTTCAAACTGATCGTGCCGGTGCTTGCGTCGGCCGTGATCGTGGTGGTGTGCGTCGCGGTGTTCCAGACCCGCATCTGCCAGCCTGAAGTGAACTGGCCGCTGATGCACGATTACCAGAAGCATCGCATCTGCACGCTGCTCGACCCGACCTCCGATCCGCTCGGCAAAGGCTTCCACACGATCCAGGCCGTGATCGCCATCGGCTCCGGCGGCACGTTCGGCAAGGGCTGGCTGCAGGGCACGCAGGCGCATCTGGAGTTCATTCCCGAAAAACACACGGACTTCATCTTCGCGGTGTTTTCCGAGGAATTCGGCCTGGCGGGCGGGCTCGTCCTGCTCTTTCTCTATATGGCGCTGATCGCGCGCGGGCTGTTCATCGCGGCGAACGGCGCGACCTTTTTCGGGCGATTATTGGCCGGATCGCTCACGCTCGCGTTCTTTACTTACGCGTTCGTCAATATCGGCATGGTGAGCGGGATCTTGCCCGTGGTCGGCGTGCCGCTGCCGTTCATGAGCTACGGCGGCACGGCGCTGACAACGCTCGGCGTCGCCGTCGGGCTCATCATGAGCGTCGCGCGGCAAAAGCGTCTGATGCAGAGCTAG
- a CDS encoding tetratricopeptide repeat protein, which yields MNTARRAGLAAALAIGLSTLALNAAHADNTLKPTDLATQNAVADYNAGNFGAARSEFRRAAQKGSRLAEFNYAMMLLNGEGGAADIPEGKKWLRRAADANMTHAQYVYGKMYDDGQFVEKDPAEAHRWFLRAASQGHVQAELALANQFLDGRGTARDNEQAFNWYKKAAEGGDMTAQYVAGSFYERGGDGVERNLNVARAYYAAAAAQGDPAAKLKYLQLSAELERQKPQ from the coding sequence ATGAACACCGCAAGGCGGGCCGGGCTCGCGGCGGCGCTGGCGATCGGCTTGTCGACGCTGGCACTAAACGCGGCGCACGCCGACAACACGCTCAAGCCGACCGATCTCGCGACGCAGAACGCCGTCGCCGACTACAACGCGGGCAATTTTGGCGCGGCGCGCTCGGAGTTCCGCCGCGCGGCGCAAAAGGGCAGCCGTCTCGCCGAATTCAATTACGCGATGATGCTGCTCAACGGCGAGGGCGGCGCGGCCGACATACCGGAAGGCAAGAAGTGGCTGCGCCGCGCCGCCGACGCCAACATGACGCACGCCCAATACGTGTACGGCAAGATGTACGACGACGGCCAGTTCGTCGAGAAAGATCCGGCGGAGGCGCATCGCTGGTTCCTGCGCGCGGCGAGCCAGGGTCACGTGCAGGCGGAACTGGCGCTCGCCAATCAGTTCCTCGACGGGCGCGGCACCGCGCGCGACAACGAGCAGGCGTTCAACTGGTACAAGAAAGCAGCGGAAGGCGGCGACATGACGGCGCAATACGTCGCGGGTTCGTTCTACGAGCGCGGCGGCGACGGCGTCGAGCGGAATCTGAATGTTGCGCGCGCGTATTACGCCGCGGCGGCCGCGCAGGGCGATCCGGCGGCCAAGCTCAAGTATCTGCAACTGAGCGCCGAACTGGAGCGTCAGAAGCCGCAGTGA